A stretch of Sinorhizobium meliloti DNA encodes these proteins:
- the sufC gene encoding Fe-S cluster assembly ATPase SufC, with amino-acid sequence MLEIKNLHARIAEDGTEIIRGLNLTVKAGEVAAIMGPNGSGKSTLSYILSGREDYEVTEGDILYNGESILELDASERAAKGIFLAFQYPVEIPGVATMQFLKVAMNEQRKYRGEEELTTPEFMRRVKEAAAELKIAPEMLRRPLNVGFSGGEKKRAEILQMALLEPKLCVLDETDSGLDIDALKIVADGVNALRSPDRAVVVITHYQRLLNYIVPDTVHVLYKGQVIKSGDKTLAHELEANGYADIIEAAA; translated from the coding sequence ATGCTTGAAATCAAGAACCTGCACGCACGCATCGCCGAGGACGGCACCGAGATCATCCGCGGCCTGAACCTGACGGTGAAGGCTGGCGAAGTCGCGGCCATCATGGGGCCGAACGGCTCCGGCAAGTCGACGCTCTCCTACATCCTGTCCGGGCGCGAAGATTATGAAGTGACCGAGGGCGACATTCTTTACAACGGCGAAAGCATCCTGGAGCTCGATGCATCGGAGCGAGCTGCGAAGGGCATCTTCCTCGCCTTCCAGTATCCGGTCGAAATTCCGGGCGTCGCCACCATGCAGTTCCTGAAGGTGGCGATGAACGAACAGCGCAAGTACCGCGGCGAAGAGGAATTGACGACGCCTGAATTCATGCGCCGCGTCAAGGAAGCTGCCGCCGAGCTGAAGATCGCGCCCGAAATGCTGCGCCGTCCGCTCAATGTCGGCTTCTCGGGCGGCGAGAAGAAGCGCGCGGAAATCCTGCAGATGGCTCTGCTCGAGCCGAAGCTCTGCGTTCTCGACGAAACCGACTCCGGCCTCGACATCGACGCGCTGAAGATCGTTGCCGATGGCGTCAACGCGCTGCGCTCGCCCGATCGCGCGGTCGTCGTCATCACGCACTACCAGCGCCTGCTCAACTACATCGTTCCGGACACTGTCCACGTCCTCTACAAGGGCCAGGTCATCAAGTCCGGCGACAAGACGCTGGCGCACGAACTCGAGGCCAACGGCTACGCGGATATCATCGAGGCGGCAGCCTGA